From Paenibacillus sp. PK3_47, the proteins below share one genomic window:
- the rsmA gene encoding 16S rRNA (adenine(1518)-N(6)/adenine(1519)-N(6))-dimethyltransferase RsmA — translation MSGNDHISSPSRTKEIIQRYGFSFKKSLGQNFLIDQNILDKIVDAAGLSSESGALEIGPGIGALTERLAMTAGAVTAVEIDRRLIPILRDVLSSYPHVKIRNDDVLKVDLKELFAEDFAGVNKVSVVANLPYYVTTPILMKLLEEKLPLDNIVVMIQKEVAERMAASPGGKEYGSLSIAVQYYSEPELVTIVPRTVFIPQPNVESAVIRLKVRDRPPVEVENEKHFFEVVQASFTQRRKTIANNLKARFFPGEGRERLEALLAEAGIEPTRRGETLSLAEYAKLSAVLLAAGVV, via the coding sequence ATGAGCGGCAATGATCATATCTCATCTCCATCAAGGACCAAAGAAATTATCCAGCGCTATGGATTCTCATTCAAAAAAAGCCTGGGCCAGAACTTTCTGATTGATCAGAACATTTTGGACAAAATCGTCGACGCGGCAGGATTAAGCAGCGAAAGCGGTGCTCTGGAGATCGGGCCGGGAATCGGTGCCCTGACTGAGCGGCTGGCAATGACCGCCGGAGCGGTGACCGCTGTGGAGATTGACCGGAGACTGATTCCAATTCTGCGGGATGTCCTCTCCTCCTATCCCCATGTAAAGATCCGGAATGATGATGTCCTCAAAGTTGACCTTAAAGAGCTGTTCGCCGAGGATTTTGCGGGAGTGAACAAAGTCAGCGTTGTCGCCAACCTGCCCTATTACGTAACCACTCCGATCCTGATGAAGCTGCTTGAGGAGAAGCTTCCGCTGGATAATATCGTGGTCATGATCCAGAAGGAGGTTGCCGAACGCATGGCAGCCTCCCCGGGAGGAAAGGAATACGGGAGCCTGAGCATTGCTGTGCAGTACTACAGTGAGCCGGAGCTGGTTACGATTGTGCCCCGTACGGTATTCATTCCGCAGCCTAACGTGGAGTCCGCTGTCATCCGTCTGAAGGTCAGAGACCGTCCGCCGGTAGAAGTGGAGAATGAGAAGCATTTCTTCGAGGTGGTGCAGGCTTCCTTCACCCAGCGGCGCAAGACGATTGCCAACAACCTTAAGGCACGTTTCTTTCCGGGAGAAGGACGGGAACGCCTGGAGGCGCTGCTGGCCGAGGCTGGCATAGAGCCTACACGCCGCGGAGAGACGCTGAGCCTTGCAGAGTACGCAAAGCTAAGTGCTGTGCTGCTGGCTGCAGGAGTCGTGTAA
- the rnmV gene encoding ribonuclease M5, whose amino-acid sequence MIKELIVVEGKSDTVAVKRAVEADTIETGGSAVDRRVIAKIALAMERRGVIILTDPDHAGERIRKIVSSKVPGCKHAFIPEKDATRKGDIGVENASPEAIRHALAHVHTSFEGAPALIGMDELIAAGMIAHHEAAERRMALGNLLGIGYCNGKQLYKRLAMFGITREEFQAALAQIEQGGITS is encoded by the coding sequence ATGATCAAGGAATTAATTGTGGTGGAAGGTAAAAGCGATACGGTTGCCGTCAAGCGTGCGGTAGAAGCCGATACGATAGAGACAGGCGGTTCTGCAGTGGACCGCAGGGTGATTGCCAAGATTGCGCTGGCCATGGAGCGCAGGGGAGTTATTATCCTCACGGATCCGGACCATGCCGGTGAACGCATACGCAAAATTGTGTCTTCCAAGGTGCCCGGTTGCAAGCATGCCTTTATACCGGAAAAGGATGCTACACGCAAAGGGGACATAGGGGTGGAGAATGCTTCCCCGGAGGCTATCCGGCATGCCCTTGCCCATGTGCATACCTCCTTTGAAGGGGCTCCGGCACTGATTGGCATGGATGAGCTTATTGCTGCCGGAATGATTGCCCATCATGAGGCGGCTGAACGCAGAATGGCGCTGGGTAATCTGCTTGGCATCGGATACTGCAACGGTAAACAGCTATACAAGCGGCTGGCTATGTTTGGCATCACGCGGGAGGAGTTTCAGGCTGCTCTCGCACAAATTGAACAGGGAGGCATTACCTCATGA
- a CDS encoding HD domain-containing protein has protein sequence MKQLLSEEKVFKDPVHNYIHVQDTIIWRLINTKEFQRLRRIRQLGTSYLTFHGAEHSRFSHSLGVYEITRRIISQFERSKYKDWMPEESLLTLCAALLHDLGHGPFSHSIEEAFEMNHEDWTCRIILEDTEITSILKDVAEDFPQKVASVIAKTYEHEIVVNLVSGPLDADRMDYLLRDAYYTGVNYGTIDIDRILRMLRPYNGRVVVKESGMHAIEDYLMSRYQMYWQVYFHPVTRSSEIILRQIFRRAKELVESGYTFGFMIDPLSDLFAGDVTVQQYLLLDEALVQTAFMQWTLEADELLSDLCSRFIHRKLYKYVEVENLDSDTIDEIRRSFSGAGLLPDYDLEIDYPTDLPYDVFRPGEGFDSKQILLLDRHDQLREISEVSDIVRSISGIHRGRYHLYFPQDKLQKALPGLPASIAEIFEK, from the coding sequence ATGAAGCAGCTGCTGTCAGAAGAAAAGGTATTTAAAGATCCCGTTCATAATTATATTCACGTACAGGACACAATTATCTGGCGTCTGATTAATACGAAGGAATTTCAGCGTCTTCGCCGGATCCGCCAGCTTGGCACCTCTTATCTCACATTTCATGGAGCGGAACACAGCCGTTTTTCACATTCACTTGGTGTGTATGAAATTACGCGGAGAATCATATCCCAGTTTGAACGGAGCAAATACAAAGACTGGATGCCGGAGGAGAGCCTGTTAACCCTCTGTGCGGCGCTGCTTCATGATTTGGGTCATGGGCCATTTTCCCATTCTATAGAAGAAGCTTTTGAAATGAATCACGAGGACTGGACCTGCCGGATTATTCTGGAGGATACAGAGATCACTTCGATTTTGAAGGATGTGGCGGAAGATTTCCCGCAAAAGGTAGCTTCAGTCATTGCCAAAACCTATGAACATGAAATTGTTGTCAATTTGGTGTCAGGCCCTCTGGATGCGGACCGCATGGATTACCTGCTTCGTGATGCATACTATACCGGAGTCAACTACGGCACGATAGATATCGACCGGATTCTGCGTATGCTTCGGCCTTACAACGGACGGGTCGTCGTGAAGGAATCAGGTATGCATGCGATTGAAGATTATTTAATGTCACGGTATCAGATGTACTGGCAGGTGTATTTTCATCCGGTTACACGCAGCTCGGAGATTATCCTGCGGCAAATTTTCCGCAGAGCCAAGGAACTGGTGGAGTCCGGTTATACGTTCGGCTTCATGATCGATCCTTTAAGTGATTTATTTGCAGGCGATGTAACGGTTCAGCAGTATCTGCTGCTTGATGAAGCGCTGGTACAGACAGCCTTTATGCAGTGGACGCTGGAAGCGGACGAGTTGCTGAGCGACTTGTGCAGCCGTTTTATTCATCGTAAACTGTATAAATATGTAGAGGTAGAGAATCTGGATTCTGACACGATCGACGAAATCCGCCGGAGCTTTTCCGGGGCCGGCCTGCTGCCGGATTACGACCTTGAAATCGATTATCCGACAGATCTCCCTTATGACGTTTTCCGTCCGGGAGAGGGCTTTGACAGCAAGCAGATTTTGCTGCTCGACCGTCATGACCAGCTGCGGGAAATCTCCGAAGTCTCGGATATTGTGCGCTCAATCAGCGGAATTCACCGCGGCAGATATCATCTGTATTTTCCGCAGGATAAGCTGCAGAAAGCCCTCCCAGGTCTTCCGGCATCGATTGCAGAAATCTTTGAAAAATAA
- the ispE gene encoding 4-(cytidine 5'-diphospho)-2-C-methyl-D-erythritol kinase, protein MKMYEKAPAKINLMLDVLHKRADGFHEVEMIMTMVDLADRLELSELKRDSIIISSQAGYIPLDEKNLAFQAARLIKDRYNVKTGVHIHLDKRIPVAAGLAGGSSDAAATLRGLNRLWRLNIPAQELQELGAELGSDVPFCVTGGTALATGRGERLTPIAGPPQCWVILAKPPINVSTAEVYGRVRANNIAVHPSASRMQQALEAGDFAAVCAGLGNVLEDVTLKLHPEVQQLKEAMVKLGADGVLMSGSGPTVFGLVSKQSKVARIYNGLRGFCKEVYAVRSLG, encoded by the coding sequence TTGAAAATGTATGAAAAAGCGCCAGCCAAAATTAATTTGATGCTGGATGTGCTGCATAAGCGTGCAGATGGTTTTCATGAAGTGGAAATGATTATGACGATGGTGGATCTGGCGGACCGTCTGGAGCTGTCGGAGCTGAAGCGTGACTCCATTATTATATCGAGCCAGGCGGGATATATCCCGCTGGATGAGAAGAACCTGGCCTTTCAGGCGGCGAGGCTTATTAAAGACCGTTATAACGTCAAGACTGGCGTACATATCCATCTGGACAAAAGAATTCCTGTTGCTGCCGGCCTGGCCGGAGGCAGCAGCGATGCCGCGGCTACGCTGCGCGGCCTGAACCGGCTCTGGCGCCTGAATATTCCGGCGCAGGAGCTGCAGGAACTGGGCGCCGAGCTTGGCTCGGACGTCCCGTTCTGTGTCACCGGCGGGACTGCCCTGGCCACGGGCAGAGGAGAACGGCTGACCCCGATTGCGGGTCCGCCGCAGTGCTGGGTCATCCTGGCCAAGCCGCCGATCAATGTATCGACGGCTGAGGTGTACGGACGCGTACGCGCGAATAACATCGCTGTGCATCCGTCCGCATCCCGGATGCAGCAGGCCCTCGAAGCAGGCGACTTTGCTGCCGTCTGTGCAGGCCTGGGCAACGTGCTGGAGGATGTAACCCTGAAGCTGCACCCGGAGGTGCAGCAGCTGAAGGAAGCGATGGTGAAGCTCGGCGCGGACGGCGTGCTGATGTCAGGCAGCGGGCCTACAGTATTCGGGCTGGTGTCGAAGCAGTCCAAGGTAGCCAGAATTTATAACGGTCTGCGCGGCTTCTGTAAGGAAGTCTATGCCGTCCGTTCTCTGGGCTGA
- a CDS encoding TatD family hydrolase has translation MRLFDTHTHLDAPQFDEDREEVIARALEAGVTKMINIGFNRETIPSTMQLAESHDYIYAAVGWHPQDAIDMKEGDLEWIASLCSHPKVVAIGEIGLDYYWDTSPKEVQHEVFRKQIRLARELKMPISIHNRDAHEDVVRILREEKADEIGGVMHSFSGSWETAKMCLDLGFHLSFGGPITFKNARVPKEVLAQTPLDRLLIETDSPYLTPHPFRGKRNETAHVKLVAEAAAEIKGIDLQELAEITYANALERFGIV, from the coding sequence ATGCGTTTGTTCGACACTCATACCCATCTGGATGCTCCGCAATTCGACGAGGACCGCGAAGAGGTAATCGCCCGGGCCTTGGAGGCAGGCGTTACCAAGATGATCAATATCGGATTTAACCGGGAAACGATTCCAAGTACTATGCAGCTCGCCGAATCGCATGATTATATTTATGCAGCCGTCGGCTGGCATCCCCAGGATGCAATTGACATGAAGGAAGGAGATCTGGAGTGGATCGCATCCTTGTGCAGCCATCCCAAAGTAGTCGCCATCGGCGAGATTGGGCTTGATTATTACTGGGACACTTCTCCCAAAGAGGTACAGCATGAGGTGTTCCGCAAGCAAATCCGGCTGGCCCGCGAGCTGAAAATGCCAATTAGTATTCATAACCGTGATGCCCATGAGGATGTGGTGCGTATTTTGCGTGAGGAAAAGGCAGACGAGATCGGCGGAGTCATGCACTCGTTCTCCGGGAGCTGGGAAACGGCCAAAATGTGTCTCGATCTCGGGTTCCATCTGTCCTTCGGAGGGCCGATAACCTTCAAGAATGCCAGGGTGCCCAAGGAGGTTCTCGCCCAGACCCCGCTGGACAGATTACTCATCGAAACGGACTCTCCATACCTTACACCGCACCCGTTCCGGGGCAAGCGAAATGAGACTGCTCATGTGAAGCTGGTAGCTGAGGCAGCCGCGGAAATAAAAGGGATTGATTTACAGGAATTAGCTGAAATTACGTATGCGAACGCACTGGAACGATTTGGGATTGTCTGA
- the yabG gene encoding sporulation peptidase YabG encodes MNLGDLVVRKSYGGDVTFRVENIVQNRAVIKGTEFRLLADSPLNDLVQVPPTRITQRGQRAQIKADESLTQLRKDRQEQSKRSGETVTGAWNQSPKEPAYFEVPGKVLHLDGDALYLNKSLSLYEQLRIPAEGHHVHESKMADTLYRLLPRVRPDIVVITGHDGVLKQPHAYDLYSLASYKNSQNFVAAIRAAREYERNFDALTIVAGACQSHFEALLGAGANFASSPGRILIHALDPVYIAAKASFTSIRESVSLSDVLNHTISGNQGMGGIETRGSFRIGMPRLQDLSSLKVTPSVV; translated from the coding sequence ATGAATTTAGGAGATCTGGTCGTTCGCAAATCTTATGGTGGAGATGTAACGTTCAGGGTTGAGAATATTGTGCAGAACAGGGCCGTCATCAAAGGCACAGAATTCCGCCTGCTGGCGGATTCCCCCCTGAATGACCTGGTACAGGTGCCGCCTACCCGTATTACACAGCGGGGGCAGCGGGCACAGATCAAGGCTGATGAATCGCTGACCCAGCTGAGAAAGGACCGGCAGGAGCAAAGCAAGCGCAGCGGAGAGACTGTTACAGGCGCCTGGAACCAGTCTCCCAAGGAGCCGGCTTATTTTGAAGTGCCGGGCAAGGTGCTGCATCTGGACGGAGATGCATTGTATTTGAACAAAAGCCTCAGCCTGTATGAGCAGCTGCGGATTCCGGCAGAGGGCCATCATGTGCATGAATCCAAAATGGCGGATACCCTATACCGGCTTTTGCCCAGAGTACGTCCCGATATTGTGGTAATCACCGGACACGACGGTGTACTAAAGCAGCCCCATGCATACGATCTGTACAGTCTGGCCAGCTATAAGAACTCGCAGAATTTTGTAGCAGCTATCCGTGCGGCAAGGGAGTATGAGCGTAATTTTGATGCGCTGACTATCGTGGCAGGCGCCTGCCAGTCCCATTTCGAGGCGCTGCTGGGTGCAGGAGCCAATTTCGCCAGCTCTCCGGGGAGGATTCTGATTCATGCACTCGATCCCGTGTATATTGCAGCGAAGGCTTCCTTCACCTCCATACGCGAGTCTGTAAGCCTCAGTGATGTGCTGAACCATACAATCAGCGGCAACCAGGGGATGGGCGGGATCGAGACCCGGGGCAGCTTCAGAATCGGAATGCCGCGGCTGCAGGACCTGTCCTCGTTAAAAGTAACACCATCAGTGGTGTAG
- the purR gene encoding pur operon repressor: MKKLKRSQRLVDMTQFLLEKPHDLLPLSTFADRYGAAKSSISEDLAIIKEVFEGEGMGELQTLAGAAGGVRYIPRMPTDMALDFVNRLCGQLEQSDRILPGGYLYMSDLLGLPSLMEQAGKIIATAFYGVEIDVVMTVETKGIPLAYATAAQLGLPVVLVRRDHQVTEGSAVSINYVSGSHKSIHTMSLSRRALPEKSRVLIVDDFMKAGGTVRGMVDLLGEFNAEVAGVGVLVESGAVESEERLLHDYVSLVKLIEVDSKVRRISALPGNYFSS, from the coding sequence GTGAAAAAACTAAAAAGAAGCCAACGTTTGGTAGATATGACACAATTTTTACTGGAGAAGCCGCATGATTTGCTGCCGCTGTCCACATTTGCCGACCGGTATGGAGCAGCGAAGTCATCGATTAGTGAAGACCTGGCAATTATCAAAGAGGTATTTGAAGGCGAAGGCATGGGTGAATTACAGACCCTGGCTGGTGCAGCGGGCGGTGTCCGTTACATCCCCCGGATGCCTACAGATATGGCACTGGACTTTGTGAACCGGTTATGCGGACAGCTTGAACAAAGCGACCGGATTCTGCCCGGCGGTTATTTGTATATGTCCGATCTGCTCGGCCTTCCGTCACTGATGGAGCAGGCCGGCAAAATTATCGCCACAGCCTTTTATGGTGTGGAGATCGATGTAGTCATGACAGTGGAGACCAAGGGGATTCCGCTTGCCTACGCTACAGCGGCCCAGCTCGGCCTTCCGGTAGTACTGGTAAGACGTGACCACCAGGTTACAGAAGGATCGGCAGTAAGCATCAATTATGTGTCAGGCTCGCACAAGAGCATACATACGATGTCGCTCTCCAGACGTGCGCTGCCGGAGAAGTCACGGGTCCTGATCGTGGATGACTTCATGAAGGCAGGAGGCACTGTACGCGGTATGGTTGACCTGCTGGGAGAGTTCAATGCAGAGGTGGCCGGTGTAGGAGTGCTGGTGGAGTCCGGAGCCGTAGAATCCGAGGAGCGTCTGCTCCATGATTATGTGTCACTGGTCAAGCTGATCGAGGTGGATTCCAAAGTGCGGCGGATTTCGGCGCTGCCGGGAAACTATTTCTCTTCCTAA
- a CDS encoding 3D domain-containing protein, with translation MGVFQPEVSHDSQSSSRSFALRWKQVNPRVLSLAGVVSIVIALLILLYVHGQGNKVINLVIDGKVLTLETREALLSDVLAKEQITVQPHDKVSIGLGDEIQDGDRVVITRAQAISLTVDGATKTLYTTEKSLGDAITKLGYSLEGNDKIFPSLDTAVSSGMEAKIVRITKQKVERTVSLPFRVIKTADPSLYVGDNRVAQAGKPGAIVQHIEKIYQDGELVSMSMVGKEVETVTKDKIIAVGTKPVPKPVVVAATTSKPKTTSKTTAKAATTAKSAKAAKTSNVVHKAGVDFQYKKMIKNVSMTAYSSEEPGIGTRTASGTRVTEGRTIAVDPNVIPIGWWVYIEGLGFRRAEDTGGAIKGNKVDVYYDSLSHARNFGRKSRTVYVIGPVKPELN, from the coding sequence ATGGGCGTATTCCAACCAGAAGTATCCCATGATTCGCAATCATCCAGCAGGTCTTTCGCATTACGGTGGAAGCAAGTGAATCCTCGCGTACTTTCGCTTGCAGGTGTGGTATCAATCGTTATCGCGCTGCTTATTCTGCTGTACGTACACGGTCAAGGCAATAAAGTAATAAATTTAGTAATAGACGGGAAAGTGCTGACGCTGGAGACGCGTGAGGCACTGCTCAGTGATGTGCTGGCCAAAGAACAGATTACAGTCCAGCCGCATGATAAAGTATCCATAGGCCTTGGCGATGAAATACAAGACGGTGACCGTGTCGTCATTACCCGCGCGCAGGCGATTAGTCTTACTGTAGACGGGGCAACCAAAACACTGTATACCACCGAGAAATCGCTCGGGGATGCCATTACCAAGCTGGGCTACAGCCTGGAGGGCAACGACAAGATTTTCCCTTCGCTTGATACCGCAGTATCATCCGGTATGGAGGCCAAGATTGTCCGGATCACCAAGCAAAAGGTAGAACGGACGGTAAGCTTGCCTTTCCGGGTTATCAAAACCGCAGACCCTTCCCTGTACGTAGGGGACAACAGAGTTGCACAAGCAGGCAAGCCGGGTGCCATTGTCCAGCACATCGAGAAGATCTATCAAGATGGTGAGCTGGTTTCCATGAGCATGGTCGGCAAGGAAGTTGAGACGGTTACCAAAGACAAGATTATTGCCGTTGGTACGAAGCCGGTTCCTAAGCCCGTTGTAGTTGCTGCAACAACATCCAAACCAAAAACAACTTCCAAAACCACCGCAAAAGCAGCAACAACTGCAAAATCTGCAAAAGCTGCAAAAACCAGCAACGTCGTGCACAAGGCAGGCGTAGACTTCCAGTACAAAAAAATGATTAAAAACGTATCCATGACGGCATACTCATCTGAAGAGCCGGGCATTGGAACACGGACTGCTTCCGGCACACGCGTAACGGAAGGCCGTACTATTGCTGTAGATCCGAATGTAATTCCTATCGGCTGGTGGGTGTACATTGAGGGATTAGGATTCCGCCGTGCAGAGGATACCGGCGGTGCCATCAAAGGCAATAAGGTGGATGTATACTACGATTCACTGAGCCATGCCCGTAACTTTGGGCGTAAATCCCGGACTGTTTATGTGATTGGACCTGTAAAGCCGGAGCTCAATTAG
- a CDS encoding Veg family protein, giving the protein MANNALLEIKRSLEAHVGHKITLRANGGRRKTVERTGVLEETYPSVFIVKLDQEQQTFKRVSYSYADILTESVEITVCEDDGQMRIMYIKA; this is encoded by the coding sequence ATGGCTAATAACGCGCTGTTGGAAATTAAACGCAGTCTCGAAGCTCACGTCGGTCATAAGATCACGTTGCGGGCAAACGGGGGGCGTCGTAAAACCGTTGAACGTACCGGTGTCCTGGAAGAAACGTACCCTTCTGTATTTATTGTCAAACTGGATCAGGAGCAGCAAACCTTTAAGCGTGTCTCCTATAGCTATGCCGATATACTTACCGAATCTGTGGAAATCACAGTTTGCGAAGATGACGGGCAGATGCGGATTATGTATATTAAAGCTTAA
- a CDS encoding small, acid-soluble spore protein, alpha/beta type: MSRRRRGMMSEELKTELAKELGFYETVEREGWGGIRAQDAGNMVKRAIQLAEQAAAARKL, encoded by the coding sequence ATGAGCCGCAGAAGAAGGGGTATGATGTCCGAGGAACTGAAGACAGAGCTGGCCAAGGAGCTGGGCTTCTATGAGACCGTTGAGCGCGAGGGCTGGGGAGGAATCCGGGCACAGGATGCCGGGAATATGGTTAAGCGGGCCATCCAGCTTGCCGAGCAGGCTGCCGCTGCAAGAAAACTGTAA
- a CDS encoding AbrB/MazE/SpoVT family DNA-binding domain-containing protein gives MMKSTGIVRKVDELGRVVIPIELRRTLGIGEKDALEIYVDGERIMLKKYEPACIFCGNAENVTYFKGKIVCHECISAIPTPVTN, from the coding sequence ATGATGAAATCAACGGGAATTGTAAGAAAAGTAGACGAGCTTGGACGGGTTGTTATTCCGATTGAGTTGCGCCGTACACTGGGCATTGGAGAAAAGGATGCGCTCGAAATTTACGTGGACGGTGAGCGGATCATGCTTAAGAAATATGAGCCTGCCTGCATTTTCTGCGGCAATGCTGAGAACGTTACCTATTTCAAAGGCAAAATTGTTTGTCACGAATGTATTTCTGCCATCCCTACCCCTGTGACAAACTAA